The Pseudofrankia inefficax genome window below encodes:
- a CDS encoding ABC transporter permease — MTETVAAAPETGAAGGHGKKPKHWRSPWTPYLLSTPGGLYLAIFFVVPMLVMLSVSLQTGNVTDGFAQTFNFGIYPHAISEYSTQLIRSFIYGGACTLLSIVLAYPMAYWIAFHGGKRRATYLFLVLLPFLVSFIIRTVSWEFLLADDGVILGNLKHIGLLPDGFRVMATSAAVIGGLTYNSFPFMLLPIYVALERMDPRLLEAAGDLYANKAGVFGRVVLPLSMPGVFAGVLLTFVPATSDYVNASILGGTHNTMIGNIIQTAFLTNADYPLASALSFILMVILLVGILIYARVLGTRDVFEMATR, encoded by the coding sequence ATGACCGAGACTGTGGCCGCCGCCCCGGAGACCGGGGCGGCGGGCGGCCACGGGAAGAAGCCGAAGCACTGGCGCTCGCCGTGGACCCCCTACCTGCTGTCCACCCCGGGCGGGCTCTACCTCGCGATCTTCTTCGTCGTCCCGATGCTGGTCATGCTGTCGGTCTCGCTGCAGACCGGGAACGTGACCGACGGCTTCGCCCAGACCTTCAATTTCGGGATCTACCCGCACGCGATCAGCGAGTACTCGACGCAGCTGATCCGGTCGTTCATCTACGGCGGCGCCTGCACGCTGCTGTCGATCGTGCTGGCGTACCCGATGGCGTACTGGATCGCCTTCCACGGCGGGAAGCGCCGCGCGACCTACCTTTTCCTGGTCCTGCTGCCGTTCCTCGTGTCGTTCATCATCCGGACTGTCTCGTGGGAGTTCCTGCTCGCCGACGACGGCGTCATCCTGGGGAACCTCAAGCACATCGGGCTCCTGCCGGACGGCTTCCGGGTCATGGCGACCTCGGCGGCGGTGATCGGCGGCCTGACGTACAACTCGTTCCCGTTCATGCTGCTGCCGATCTACGTGGCCCTGGAGCGGATGGACCCGCGGCTGCTCGAGGCGGCGGGTGACCTGTACGCCAACAAGGCCGGCGTGTTCGGCCGGGTGGTGCTGCCGCTGTCCATGCCGGGCGTGTTCGCCGGCGTGCTGCTCACGTTCGTCCCGGCGACCTCGGACTACGTCAACGCGTCGATTCTCGGGGGCACGCACAACACCATGATCGGGAACATCATCCAGACGGCGTTCCTGACGAACGCGGACTATCCGCTCGCGTCGGCGCTGTCGTTCATCCTGATGGTGATCCTGCTGGTCGGCATCCTCATCTACGCCCGGGTTCTCGGCACCCGGGACGTCTTCGAGATGGCGACCCGATGA
- a CDS encoding ABC transporter permease, with protein MSAPTVATTAPAPAARRRPRVRWGAHLMHAYTWLILLWLVAPIIFMIVFSFNDTHSRQNTHWQGFTFKWWGRLGAYPDLTSSLVNSLTIGVLSTLIATAFGTMIGMAIGKHSFRGQGGVNLLLFANIAAPEVVLGSSLLSLFITMNIPRGYLTILIAHVMFNLAYVAVVVSTRLASFDMSLEEAARDLGAGPWATFRLVTLPIILPGILSGAMLAFSLSIDEYIITAFNAGGTLTFPLWVMGATKNGVPPQVNVMATIIFVGGIVLAVGGFVVGRGAKARAPEEDLGVVSA; from the coding sequence ATGAGCGCCCCCACCGTGGCGACGACCGCACCGGCACCGGCAGCGCGACGGCGTCCGCGCGTCCGCTGGGGCGCGCACCTGATGCACGCCTACACCTGGCTGATCCTGCTGTGGCTGGTCGCACCGATCATCTTCATGATCGTCTTCAGCTTCAACGACACGCACAGCCGGCAGAACACCCACTGGCAGGGCTTCACCTTCAAGTGGTGGGGGCGGCTCGGGGCCTACCCCGACCTCACCAGCTCCCTGGTGAACTCGTTGACGATCGGCGTGCTGTCGACTTTGATCGCGACGGCTTTCGGCACGATGATCGGCATGGCGATCGGGAAACACTCGTTCCGCGGCCAGGGCGGCGTCAACCTGCTGCTTTTCGCGAACATCGCCGCGCCCGAGGTGGTGCTGGGCTCGTCGCTGCTCTCGCTGTTCATCACGATGAACATCCCGCGCGGGTACCTGACAATCCTGATCGCGCACGTCATGTTCAACCTGGCTTATGTCGCGGTGGTCGTCAGCACCCGGCTGGCCAGTTTCGACATGAGCCTCGAAGAGGCGGCCCGCGACCTGGGCGCCGGCCCCTGGGCGACGTTCCGGCTGGTGACGCTACCGATCATCCTGCCGGGCATCCTGTCCGGCGCGATGCTGGCGTTCTCGCTGTCGATCGACGAGTACATCATCACGGCGTTCAACGCGGGCGGCACGCTCACGTTCCCGCTGTGGGTCATGGGCGCGACGAAGAACGGTGTCCCGCCGCAGGTCAACGTGATGGCGACGATCATCTTCGTCGGCGGCATCGTGCTGGCCGTCGGGGGTTTCGTCGTCGGCCGCGGCGCGAAGGCCCGCGCGCCCGAGGAGGACCTGGGCGTCGTCTCCGCCTGA
- a CDS encoding DLW-39 family protein: protein MMRRLALIAAVASAAALAARWRKDKSGQVDLWHEATSADQGGN, encoded by the coding sequence ATGATGCGCAGGCTTGCGTTGATCGCCGCGGTCGCCAGCGCCGCCGCATTGGCCGCCCGCTGGCGCAAGGATAAAAGCGGGCAGGTCGACCTGTGGCACGAGGCGACCTCCGCCGACCAGGGCGGCAACTAG
- a CDS encoding YbhB/YbcL family Raf kinase inhibitor-like protein: MSLADRAPAPDPIDLLPPAPTFAVTSTDFADGAPLPLAHAHGSAGGGDLSPQLSWSGFPSETQSFVVTCFDPDAPTGSGFWHWVLVDIPASVTELATGAASGDLSGLPAGAYHVACDWGAKSYGGAAPPAGDRPHRYVFVVHAVDVPKLEINDAVAPAVVGFNLAFHTLARAVIRGTYQR, from the coding sequence ATGTCGCTGGCTGACCGCGCTCCGGCACCGGACCCGATCGACCTGCTCCCGCCCGCGCCGACCTTCGCCGTGACCAGCACGGACTTCGCCGACGGCGCGCCGCTGCCCCTGGCGCACGCGCACGGCAGCGCCGGCGGCGGCGACCTGTCGCCGCAGCTGTCCTGGTCGGGCTTCCCCAGTGAGACACAGTCGTTCGTGGTCACCTGCTTCGACCCGGACGCACCCACCGGCTCCGGGTTCTGGCACTGGGTGCTCGTCGACATCCCGGCGTCCGTGACCGAACTCGCGACCGGTGCCGCCTCCGGCGACCTGTCCGGCCTCCCGGCCGGCGCGTACCACGTCGCCTGCGACTGGGGAGCCAAGAGCTACGGCGGCGCCGCGCCGCCGGCCGGCGACCGCCCGCACCGGTACGTCTTCGTCGTGCACGCCGTCGACGTGCCGAAGCTGGAGATCAACGATGCCGTCGCTCCCGCGGTCGTCGGCTTCAATCTGGCGTTCCACACGCTGGCCAGGGCCGTCATCCGAGGCACCTACCAGCGCTGA
- a CDS encoding P-II family nitrogen regulator has product MKLVTAILRPHRVADVRAALTTFGIHGMTISQASGYGMEVWRTSSYRGRRFHDESVSNVRMEVVVDDADAEDIVNVILSSAASTASGAGKIWITPVVSLTRVRTGERGMDAI; this is encoded by the coding sequence GTGAAGCTTGTCACCGCAATTCTCCGCCCGCACCGGGTGGCCGACGTGCGCGCCGCGCTGACCACGTTCGGTATCCATGGGATGACAATTAGCCAGGCGTCTGGTTACGGAATGGAAGTGTGGCGCACCAGTTCGTACCGGGGGCGGCGCTTCCACGACGAGTCCGTCAGTAATGTCCGGATGGAGGTCGTCGTCGACGACGCGGACGCCGAGGACATCGTGAACGTGATCCTCAGCTCGGCCGCAAGCACGGCCAGTGGGGCCGGGAAGATCTGGATCACCCCGGTCGTCTCGCTGACCAGGGTTAGGACCGGTGAACGAGGCATGGACGCCATCTAA
- a CDS encoding lipase family protein, whose protein sequence is MAGAPAGIAAWRVIYHTRDQNGADVAASGLVLSPAPGHGGAVPSGGRRVVAFGHGTTGVADACAPSLAQPPLTAVGNTFSLVQQGYVVAAADYIGLGTPGDHAIYVATPAAQALLDVVRAARALPAAHAGSEVIIWGYSQGGQAALAAGVMTDGYAPELKVRGVVAMAPLADLPRSLASLRDENDTGVAYILMAAYGVSVAYPGVNLAADLTTQGKRLLSILQHKCAVDLVTASTGLTDAQVFLRDPLTIEPFVSRFAAQRKAVIGAMPPLLLLQGDADNVIRQPITDGVVRDLCAAGTAVDYHRYPVAGHSTVFSTSSRDMYTWIANRFRADPAPMHSICGPAL, encoded by the coding sequence GTGGCCGGCGCACCGGCCGGCATCGCGGCCTGGCGGGTGATCTACCACACCCGGGACCAGAATGGCGCCGACGTGGCGGCCTCCGGGCTGGTGCTCAGCCCGGCACCGGGGCACGGCGGCGCGGTGCCGTCCGGTGGCCGGCGGGTGGTCGCCTTCGGCCATGGCACCACGGGCGTCGCGGACGCCTGCGCGCCATCGCTGGCCCAGCCCCCGCTGACCGCCGTCGGCAATACGTTCTCGCTGGTGCAGCAGGGTTACGTCGTCGCCGCCGCCGACTACATCGGCCTTGGCACCCCTGGCGACCACGCGATCTACGTGGCCACGCCAGCGGCCCAGGCCCTGCTCGACGTGGTGCGGGCCGCGCGGGCGCTGCCGGCGGCGCACGCGGGCAGCGAGGTGATCATCTGGGGCTACTCGCAGGGCGGGCAGGCCGCGCTCGCCGCAGGCGTGATGACCGACGGCTACGCGCCGGAGCTCAAGGTGCGCGGTGTGGTCGCCATGGCGCCACTCGCGGACCTGCCACGCTCGCTGGCGAGCCTGCGCGACGAGAACGACACGGGGGTCGCCTACATCCTGATGGCGGCCTATGGCGTCTCGGTGGCCTATCCCGGGGTGAACCTGGCGGCTGACCTGACCACGCAGGGAAAGCGACTTCTGTCGATCTTGCAGCACAAGTGCGCGGTCGACCTGGTGACGGCCAGTACCGGGCTCACCGACGCCCAGGTGTTTCTGCGCGACCCGCTGACCATCGAGCCGTTCGTCTCCAGGTTCGCCGCGCAGCGGAAGGCGGTGATCGGCGCCATGCCACCGCTGTTGCTGCTGCAGGGCGATGCCGACAACGTCATCCGCCAGCCGATCACCGACGGGGTCGTGCGGGACCTGTGTGCCGCCGGGACCGCCGTCGACTACCACCGCTACCCGGTCGCCGGCCACAGCACCGTCTTCAGCACGTCGTCCCGTGACATGTACACGTGGATCGCGAACCGGTTCCGCGCCGATCCGGCCCCGATGCACAGCATCTGCGGCCCGGCGCTCTGA
- a CDS encoding NADPH-dependent FMN reductase has product MPKLVIIIASTRPGRIGPSIGTWVAEQATAHGAFDVELVDLAEVDLPMFNEPRHPRLGDYAHDHTKEWAATVAAADAFVFVMPEYNHSFTAPLKNAIDFLAAEWRYKPVGFASYGGIAAGTRAVQAIKPVLTALDLVPVTPAIALAMVGQKIGSDGQLVADAAMNAAAKVMLDEIARWTAALAGLRTG; this is encoded by the coding sequence ATGCCGAAACTTGTGATCATCATTGCGAGTACCCGTCCCGGCCGGATCGGGCCCTCGATCGGGACGTGGGTCGCCGAGCAGGCGACGGCGCACGGTGCCTTTGACGTGGAGCTCGTCGACCTCGCCGAGGTCGACCTTCCGATGTTCAACGAGCCGAGGCACCCTCGGTTGGGCGACTACGCCCATGACCACACCAAAGAGTGGGCCGCGACCGTGGCCGCGGCGGACGCGTTCGTCTTCGTGATGCCTGAGTACAACCATTCGTTCACCGCGCCGTTGAAGAACGCGATCGACTTCCTGGCCGCGGAGTGGCGATACAAGCCGGTCGGTTTCGCCAGCTATGGCGGTATTGCCGCCGGTACCCGCGCGGTGCAGGCGATCAAGCCGGTGCTCACGGCGCTCGACCTGGTCCCGGTGACCCCGGCGATCGCCCTCGCCATGGTAGGTCAGAAGATCGGCTCGGACGGACAGCTCGTCGCCGACGCGGCGATGAACGCGGCCGCCAAGGTGATGCTCGACGAGATCGCCCGCTGGACCGCCGCGCTCGCCGGGCTGCGTACCGGCTGA
- a CDS encoding ROK family protein: MTQGGPQARTRPQQAQARTRPQEAQARMWPQEPHARTGPQEVEPRSGTVLGLDLGGTSIKWVTLTDGQVTRKGRVPTPHSGVDDVLRALADVAAQVPEARAIGVAAAGALDPVAGRLLVVPNIAGEWSTRAVGPELADATGRPVNLANDARAFAYGQLRHGAAAGALDAIFVTLGTGIGGAIASDGQLRMGLARRGGEIGHMPIEPVDGRKCGCGSVGCLETIAGGRALAEMGADLVRTGAAPALAAAVGGQPEAVEPADVVRLAAVDPACARLVARAGHALGIALAGLTNALAPEVIVVGGGVAAGLPAFRPHLDEVMSRYTVLVETPRIVTAVDGFAGAVGAAAWAAEPPSGYPAPIQPSGH; encoded by the coding sequence GTGACTCAGGGCGGCCCTCAGGCCCGCACTCGGCCCCAGCAGGCGCAGGCCCGCACCCGGCCCCAGGAAGCGCAGGCCCGCATGTGGCCCCAGGAACCGCACGCCCGCACCGGGCCTCAGGAGGTGGAGCCCAGGTCCGGCACGGTCCTCGGGCTCGACCTCGGCGGCACCTCGATCAAGTGGGTGACGCTGACCGACGGCCAGGTGACCCGCAAGGGCCGGGTCCCGACCCCGCACAGCGGCGTGGACGACGTGCTGCGTGCCCTGGCGGACGTCGCCGCTCAGGTGCCAGAGGCGCGCGCGATCGGGGTGGCCGCCGCCGGCGCGCTCGACCCGGTCGCCGGCCGGCTGCTCGTCGTCCCGAACATCGCGGGCGAGTGGTCGACGCGCGCGGTCGGCCCGGAGCTCGCCGACGCCACGGGCCGGCCGGTGAACCTCGCGAACGACGCGCGCGCGTTCGCCTACGGCCAGTTGCGGCACGGTGCCGCGGCTGGGGCCCTTGACGCGATCTTCGTGACCCTGGGGACCGGCATCGGCGGCGCCATCGCCTCCGACGGGCAGCTTCGGATGGGCCTGGCCCGCCGGGGCGGCGAGATCGGGCACATGCCCATCGAGCCGGTGGACGGCCGCAAGTGCGGCTGTGGCTCGGTCGGCTGCCTGGAGACGATCGCCGGCGGCCGCGCACTGGCCGAGATGGGCGCGGACCTGGTGCGTACCGGGGCCGCGCCGGCGCTCGCCGCAGCCGTCGGCGGGCAGCCGGAGGCGGTCGAGCCCGCCGACGTGGTGCGGCTCGCGGCCGTCGATCCCGCGTGCGCCCGGCTGGTCGCGCGCGCCGGGCACGCCCTGGGCATCGCGCTGGCCGGTCTCACGAACGCGCTCGCACCGGAGGTCATCGTCGTCGGCGGCGGTGTCGCGGCCGGGCTGCCGGCGTTCCGCCCGCACCTCGACGAGGTCATGTCGCGGTACACGGTGCTGGTGGAGACGCCGCGCATCGTCACGGCGGTGGACGGGTTCGCCGGCGCCGTCGGCGCCGCCGCCTGGGCGGCTGAGCCGCCCTCCGGCTACCCGGCGCCGATCCAGCCCAGCGGCCACTGA
- a CDS encoding alpha/beta fold hydrolase: MADSAPVVLVHGFASSSEHGWGPAGWIEMLREAGREVIAVDLPGHGTAARSTDPADYADVAATVAAAFADRGPVDAVGFSAGARTLLEIAARGIASFDRLALMGIGPAVLEIREAAPFAIDNDDPTDVRARLFRGLAKSAGNDLGPLAAFARRPVESLTAVELAAITCEVLVVTGERDQAGDPEALAAMLPNATGVLVERADHFSLQSNMRAMAAVLDFLGA, encoded by the coding sequence GTGGCTGATTCGGCGCCTGTCGTCCTGGTTCATGGGTTTGCGTCCTCCAGCGAGCACGGCTGGGGGCCGGCCGGCTGGATCGAGATGCTGCGGGAGGCCGGCCGCGAGGTGATCGCCGTCGACCTGCCCGGGCACGGCACGGCGGCACGCTCGACCGACCCGGCGGACTACGCCGATGTCGCGGCGACCGTCGCCGCCGCGTTCGCCGACCGGGGCCCCGTCGACGCGGTGGGCTTCTCCGCCGGCGCCAGGACCCTGCTGGAGATCGCGGCCCGCGGGATCGCGTCGTTCGACCGGCTCGCCCTGATGGGGATCGGCCCGGCCGTGCTGGAGATCCGCGAGGCGGCGCCGTTCGCGATCGACAACGACGACCCGACGGATGTCCGGGCCCGCCTGTTCCGGGGTCTGGCCAAGAGCGCCGGCAACGACCTCGGCCCGCTGGCCGCGTTCGCCCGCCGCCCGGTCGAGTCGCTGACCGCCGTCGAGCTGGCCGCGATCACCTGCGAGGTGCTCGTCGTCACCGGCGAGCGGGATCAGGCCGGCGACCCGGAGGCGCTCGCGGCCATGCTCCCGAACGCCACCGGTGTCCTCGTCGAGCGGGCGGACCACTTCTCGCTGCAGTCGAACATGCGCGCCATGGCGGCCGTCCTCGACTTCCTCGGCGCGTAG
- a CDS encoding class I SAM-dependent methyltransferase codes for MRAEGGSRTAVLTCQGRAVADGSSAAGRFADAVAADLLRPDERLVVEQVRAGTPPKGVAARMAYESAKACASVMVPRTIAADDAIRDRPGGVASQLVLLGAGLDARAWRMPELAGTDVFEVDHPASQRDKRDRLAGRPSLARSLTFVPVDFSRDKLAEALAAAGFQTSEPTTWVWEGVVPYLTPAEVSATTAAAGELSAPGSRLVVLYLTPNARASVGVLVARTMSALARQRSVWADEPRRSAWTPPKLAALLATHGFAVTRDESLLAISERLGLPGTRGASIAHAHLAVADR; via the coding sequence ATGCGGGCCGAGGGCGGAAGCCGGACGGCGGTACTGACCTGTCAGGGACGGGCCGTCGCCGACGGGAGCAGCGCCGCCGGGCGGTTCGCCGACGCCGTCGCGGCCGACCTGCTGCGCCCCGACGAGCGGCTCGTCGTCGAGCAGGTGCGGGCCGGGACACCACCCAAGGGCGTGGCGGCGCGGATGGCCTACGAGTCGGCGAAGGCCTGCGCCTCGGTGATGGTGCCGCGCACGATCGCGGCCGACGACGCCATCAGGGACCGGCCCGGTGGCGTGGCGTCGCAGCTGGTCCTGCTGGGCGCCGGGCTGGACGCCAGAGCCTGGCGGATGCCCGAGCTCGCCGGCACAGACGTCTTCGAGGTCGACCATCCGGCGTCCCAGCGGGACAAGCGCGACCGGCTCGCCGGCCGGCCATCCCTCGCCCGCTCGCTGACGTTCGTCCCGGTGGACTTCTCCAGGGACAAGCTCGCCGAGGCGCTCGCGGCCGCCGGTTTCCAGACCTCGGAGCCGACGACCTGGGTCTGGGAGGGCGTCGTCCCCTACCTGACCCCGGCCGAGGTCAGCGCGACGACGGCCGCCGCCGGCGAGCTCTCCGCCCCGGGCAGCCGACTGGTCGTGCTCTACCTGACCCCGAATGCCAGGGCATCCGTCGGCGTGCTGGTCGCCCGCACGATGAGCGCGCTCGCCCGCCAGCGCAGCGTCTGGGCCGACGAGCCCCGCCGGTCCGCCTGGACTCCGCCGAAGCTCGCGGCCCTGCTCGCCACGCATGGCTTCGCCGTGACACGCGACGAGTCCCTGCTCGCGATCTCCGAGCGCCTCGGCCTGCCGGGCACACGCGGCGCCTCCATCGCGCACGCCCACCTGGCCGTCGCCGACCGCTGA